A genomic region of Gossypium hirsutum isolate 1008001.06 chromosome D01, Gossypium_hirsutum_v2.1, whole genome shotgun sequence contains the following coding sequences:
- the LOC107928128 gene encoding fructose-bisphosphate aldolase 6, cytosolic has protein sequence MSCFISKYADELAKNAAYIGTPGKGILAADESTGTIGKRLASINVENVEENRRALRELLFTAPGALQFISGVIFFEETLYQKTASGKLFVDVLKESGVLPGIKVDTGTVVLNGTNDETFTQGLDGLAQRCQKYYEAGARFAKWRAVLKIGTIEPTELAIQENANGLAMYSAICQQCGLVPIVEPEILVDGPHDINKCAAVTERVLAACYKALNDHHVMLEGTLLKPNMVTPGSDSPKVAPEVIAEHTVRALQRTIPPAVPAVVFLSGGQSEEEATINLNAMNKLKTKKPWSLSFSFGRALQQSTLKAWGGKAENLGKAQEAFLVRCKANSEATLGTYKGDAKLGEGAAESLHVKDYKY, from the exons ATGTCTTGCTTCATTAGCAAATACGCCG ATGAGCTAGCTAAAAACGCTGCCTATATCGGCACACCTGGGAAGGGAATCCTTGCGGCTGATGAATCCACCGGCACAATAGGCAAGCGTCTTGCAAGCATTAATGTAGAAAACGTTGAAGAAAACAGGCGAGCTCTTCGTGAGCTCCTCTTCACTGCTCCCGGTGCTCTCCAGTTCATCAGTGGTGTTATATTCTTCGAGGAAACACTCTACCAAAAAACTGCTTCTG GCAAGCTTTTTGTTGATGTGTTGAAAGAATCTGGTGTCCTCCCTGGCATCAAGGTTGACACCGGCACCGTTGTGCTTAATGGAACCAATGACGAGACTTTCACCCAGGGTCTTGATGGCCTTGCCCAGCGTTGCCAAAAGTACTACGAAGCTGGTGCTCGGTTTGCCAAATGGCGTGCTGTACTTAAGATCGGCACTATTGAACCAACCGAGCTTGCAATCCAAGAAAACGCCAATGGCTTAGCCATGTATTCCGCCATCTGCCAACAATGTGGCTTAGTCCCCATTGTCGAACCCGAAATCCTTGTTGATGGACCACACGACATTAACAAGTGTGCTGCGGTAACCGAGCGTGTCCTCGCAGCTTGCTACAAAGCTCTAAACGACCACCATGTGATGCTCGAAGGTACATTGTTAAAACCCAACATGGTGACACCCGGTTCCGATTCCCCAAAAGTTGCACCCGAGGTTATTGCCGAGCACACGGTTCGTGCCTTACAACGAACCATCCCACCTGCAGTCCCTGCAGTAGTGTTCTTATCTGGTGGACAAAGTGAAGAAGAGGCTACCATTAACCTCAATGCCATGAACAAGCTCAAGACCAAGAAACCATGGTCACTGTCATTCTCATTTGGACGAGCTCTTCAACAGAGCACTCTCAAGGCCTGGGGTGGGAAAGCGGAGAATCTGGGGAAGGCCCAAGAGGCTTTCCTCGTTAGGTGCAAGGCTAACTCCGAGGCAACTCTTGGTACCTATAAAGGTGATGCAAAGCTTGGTGAAGGTGCTGCTGAGAGCCTTCACGTTAAGGACTATAAATACTGA
- the LOC121213618 gene encoding uncharacterized protein: MRLSKLGLRQHNKRKWNDEIKQLFYSSYGDLPYLLDVKVDKRLFRALAQFWNSAYCCFTFGSVDLVPTVEEYTALLRCSKIQVDKAYSRAANVLTFLKKLVNITRMSEQWVVARIKQKGDSKCIPWKNLRDLIQVHLDMKKRVDVFALSIYGLVVFPKALGHIDEAVTDLFDQLDKGVTPVPAILAETFRSLNECRRVGEGRFIGCAQLLLAWFHSHFRKVDKFSYRVFSETYSSLKEIVEIPMQDGALEERWIAILQNLQEEDIEWRAPWLLSDEILYRCGDFDWVPLLGIWGAIGYALLLVLRQYRSRQFVPTTQGLAQSELSYKCDGYKKKIREMTNAWRQTRRLKRLSVGPPMTPEYISWLGRRVNDNIPVPGQGDSQLVEKHVHMVPSELEIIK, encoded by the exons atgcggctgTCCAAACTTGGTCTGAGACAGCACAacaagagaaag tggaatGATGAGATTAAGCAACTTTTCTACTCTAGCTATGGAGACCTACCTTACTTGCTCGACGTAAAGGTGGATAAGCGCCTGTTCCGTGCCTTAGCCCAATTTTGGAATTCGGCTTATTGTTGTTTCACCTTTGGAAGTGTTGATTTAGTGCCTACAGTGGAGGAATACACAGCATTGCTTCGTTGTTCAAAAATTCAAGTGGATAAAGCCTATTCAAGAGCTGCTAATGTTCTAACCTTTTTGAAGAAGTTGGTGAATATAACtaggatgagtgagcagtgggtcgTAGCACGAATCAAACAGAAGGGAGATAGCAAATGTATTCCTTGGAAGAATCTGAGAGATTTAATTCAAGTACATCTAGACATGAAGAAGAGGGTTGATGTTTTTGCTTTGAGCATCTACGGCCTAGTTGTCTTTCCCAAAGCCTTGGGACATATCGATGAAGCAGTCACTGATCTTTTCGATCAACTTGATAAAGGAGTCACACCGGTTCCAGCAATTTTAGCAGAAACTTTTAGGTCACTGAACGAATGCCGAAGAGTAGGTGAAGgaagatttattggatgtgcacagcttctCTTGGCATGGTTTCACAGTCATTTCAGGAAGGTTGATAAATTTTCTTATCGAGTTTTTTCTGAAACTTATTCGTCCTTAAAAGAAATAGTGGAAATACCGATGCAAGATGGGGCCTTAGAAGAAAGATGGATTGcaattcttcagaatcttcaagAGGAGGacattgagtggagagctccttggttgcTGTCAGATGAGATATTGTATAGATGTGGAGATTTCGATTGGGTTCCTctacttgggatttggggagctaTTGGTTATGCACTATTACTGGTATTGAGGCAGTATAGATCGAGGCAGTTCGTACCTACAACCCAAGGATTAGCTCAAAGTGAGTTATCGTATAAGTGTGATGGTTACAAGAAAAAGATTAGAGAAATGACAAATGCTTGGAGGCAGACTCGTCGTTTGAAGAGATTGTCAGTAGGTCCGCCGATGACTCCTGAATATATCAGTTGGCTGGGTAGGAGGGTCAATGATAATATACCTGTACCAGGTCAAGGAGACAGCCAATTAGTAGAAAAGCATGTACATATGGTCCCTTCTGAGCTAGAAATCATAAAAtaa
- the LOC107928131 gene encoding uncharacterized protein, producing the protein MRSITSCSIEKAIKVSDSYCSWPSINQAYISPNHVPSTPNTVTCIYKAKTSPQTHLFITLTWCNISQGLSIKVSDNLNRISEPYQLKNNKGNKGFKACNSEIEVIWDVSNAEFINGSPEPTSKYSLIVLVDSRICFLLGDNIDEKADPSFNLISRTETFIANTVYSTKARFCESGLAHDILIEYCNGGELCVSIDKKEVFQVKRLKWNFRGNQIIFLDGLLVDMMWDLHDWVFKQTNGRAVFMFRTRSGFDSRLWLEEKSGCLEHSDKGRGHEFSLLICACKNPR; encoded by the coding sequence ATGAGGAGCATAACATCTTGTTCCATTGAAAAAGCCATCAAAGTATCAGATTCTTATTGTTCATGGCCTTCAATTAATCAAGCTTATATATCACCCAACCATGTTCCTTCAACCCCAAACACTGTAACATGCATATACAAAGCTAAAACCAGTCCCCAAACACACCTTTTCATCACCCTCACATGGTGTAATATAAGCCAAGGCTTATCGATCAAGGTTAGTGACAACTTAAACCGCATCTCCGAACCTTATCAATTGAAGAACAACAAAGGTAACAAAGGGTTCAAAGCGTGTAATTCAGAGATTGAAGTCATTTGGGATGTTTCCAATGCCGAGTTCATCAATGGATCACCGGAACCAACCAGTAAGTACTCACTCATCGTGTTAGTCGACTCACGTATCTGTTTCTTACTCGGCGATAACATAGACGAAAAGGCTGACCCGTCGTTCAACTTGATATCGAGAACGGAAACTTTTATAGCCAACACGGTTTATTCGACCAAGGCAAGGTTTTGTGAGAGTGGGTTGGCTCATGATATCTTAATAGAGTATTGTAATGGAGGGGAATTGTGTGTAAGTATTGATAAAAAGGAAGTGTTTCAAGTGAAGAGATTGAAGTGGAATTTTAGAGGGAATCAAATCATATTTTTGGATGGATTATTAGTGGATATGATGTGGGATTTGCATGATTGGGTGTTTAAGCAAACAAATGGGAGAGCTGTGTTCATGTTTAGGACAAGGAGTGGGTTTGATAGTAGGCTTTGGTTAGAAGAAAAAAGTGGGTGTTTGGAACATAGTGACAAAGGAAGAGGTCATGAGTTTTCTTTGTTGATCTGTGCTTGTAAGAATCCTCgttaa